Sequence from the Pseudomonas sp. 7SR1 genome:
GAAAATGATCCGCGTGCCGTCATACTTGTGGTCGTCATCGGACCAGACGTAGAAGTCCCGTGCCTTCGAACCTTTCTTGGCCTTGCGGGCGCGCTGGAACCAGGGATGCTGGTCCGAGGTGTGGTTGATGACCAGCTCGGTGATGACCCTCAGGTTGCGCTTGTGGGCTTCGGCAATGAAGCGCCGCGCGTCGCCCATGGTGCCGTAGTCAGGGCTGACGCCCCGGTACTCGGCGATGTCATAGCCGTCGTCGCGCCGGGGCGAGGGATAGAATGGCAGCAACCAGATGGTATTGACGCCCAGGTCGGCAATGTAGTCGAGCTTCTCGATCAACCCGGGGAAGTCGCCGATGCCGTCGTTGTTGGAATCGAAATACGATTTGACGTGGACCTGGTAGATCACCGCATCCTTGTACCAGAGCGGATCCTTGATGAACGTGGCGGACCGCGGTTTTTTCGCCATTTGCAACTCCTGATGAATTCAATAAGGCCGTTGGGGCACAAGGGCTCGTGTGTGGCGAGGGGATAAATCCCCTCCCCACAAAGGCCCCCGCTGGCATCTCTCGTTGCACAGCCTTACGCCGCGCTGATCCGCCAGATCCCGAACGGCTGGTAGGCCGGGTCGATGCGCATGAACTGGTATTTGCCGTACCAAATCCAGCGATGTCCATTCATCAAATCCTCGCCCTGGGTCTGGGCGTCGTCCGGCAACCCCATCTCCCAGAGCGGCAGTTCGAAGCTGGCTTCCTGGGGGTTATGGGGATCCAGGCTCACCGCCACCAGGATGAAATTGCTGCCATCGGGTGTGCGCTTGCCGAAATACAGGATGTTGTCGTTCCAGGCGTTGTAGATCGTCAGGCCCAGGTGCGTATGCAGCGCCGGGTTCTGGCGACGGATACGGTTGAGCTGGGCGATCTCGGCGATGATGTTGCCGGGGGCGGTGAAATCCCGAGGGCGGATTTCGTACTTCTCCGAATCGAGGTATTCCTCCTTGCCCGGTACCGGCGCCGACTCGCACAGCTCAAAGCCGGAGTACATGCCCCACAGGCCCGATCCCATGGTGGCCAGGGCAGCGCGGATCAGGAACCCCGCACGGCCCGACTCATGGAGAAACGCCGGATTGATGTCCGGGGTGTTGACGAAGAAGTTCGGTCGGTAGCACTCGCGCCACGGCGACTGATTGAGCTCCGTGAAATAGGTCGCCAGCTCGGCCTTGGTATTGCGCCAGGTGAAGTACGTATAGCTCTGGGAATAACCGACCTTGCCCAGCCGCGCCATCATCGCCGGCGTGGTGAAGGCTTCGGCGAGGAAAATCACTTCAGGGTACTGCGCCCGCACATCGGCGATCAGCCACTGCCAGAACGGCAACGGCTTGGTGTGGGGGTTGTCGACACGGAACATCTTCACGCCTTCCTTGACCCAGCCCACCACGATGTCCCGCAGCTCCAGCCACAGGCTGGGAATGGCGTCCGCCGCGTAGAAGTCGACGTTGACAATGTCCTGGTATTTTTTCGGCGGGTTTTCCGCGTATTTGATCGTGCCGTCCGGCCGCCAGCTGAACCAGCCCGGATGCTGCTTGAGCCAGGGATGGTCCTGGGAGCACTGGATGGCGAAATCCAGGGCGATTTCCAGGCCATGGTTGGCGGCGGCTTCCACCAGGCGGCGGAAGTCTTCCCGGGTACCCAGTTGTGGATGGATCGCCTCGTGCCCGCCGTCCTCGCTGCCGATGGCATACGGGCTGCCCGGGTCATCGGGGCCGGCAGTCAGGGAGTTGTTGGGGCCTTTGCGGAAACTGCGGCCAATGGGATGGATCGGCGGGAAATACAGCACATCGAAGCCCATGTCCCGGATCATCGGCAGGAGTGAATGCACGTCATTGAAGGTGCCGTGGCGGCTGGGATCGTCTGTTATCGAGCGGGGAAACAGCTCATACCAGCTGGCGAACTCGGCTTCTTTGCGTTCTACGTCCAGCGGGTACTCGGGACTGATGCTCAGGTAGGGTCGATGATCGGCCAAGGACATGAGATCGGCACTGCGTGGTGCGAGAAACAGCGCCACCTGCTCCTCGGGCAACAGGCCCGAAAGCTCATGGTGCAACGCTGCCAACTCCTCGCTCAATTCGCCGTCGCTACGCTCGGCGGCCAGTTGCACCTGGTTGCGCCCTTCCTGCAATTCGAGGCTGATGGGCACACCAGCGCCGTACTTCTTCTCCAGTTCATAACGGAAGCTGGCGAACTGATCGAACCAGGCCTCGATACAGAACACGTAACGGCCCTGTTCGGGTACGTTGAACTGGCCTCGCCAGCTGTTGTTGCCAAGGTCGGTCATGACCTCGCTGTTCCAGACCTCATCCTCCAGCGCCCGCCAGCGGATCCGCACGGCCAGCTTGTCATGACCGTCGGCGAAGACCTTGCTGGTCACGGTCACATCCCGCCCGGCGACGACCTTGGCGGCGAATTGCCCACCGTCGATCACCGGCATGGTGTCCTCAATGGCGATACGTGGCAGCAACAAGGCGTGGGACAGTGGCAAGTGCGGGTTGTACGCCAAGTCAGTCGAGTGTTCAGCAGTCATCGAGCATCGCTCCTTTTACGCCCCATGGACGTGCTTGTGACGATAAAAAACTCACTTAACCTCCGAACCGGGCCGGCGACCAAAAGTTCAGCGAGATTTACCCGGGACACCTGGGGGGATCGAACCTGGTCCCGGATGGTCAACAAGGATAAGCACGACTCAAGCCATGTGCCTCACGGAGACCCGTCCCGATGAATATTCCCATCCCGGCCGAAACACCTGATCCGAACATCGACGACCCCACTTTGCCACCGCCTGGCCCCGACCCGGAGCCCATACCGGAAAAGGACCCGCCCCTCGACCCGCAGCCGCCCGTGGGCGACCCGCCGAACGAGAATTCGCCGGAGCGGGTTTGAGGCGTCATTCATAAGCATCATGGGGCGTTAGCGGCAACGGACTGTCAGCCACCGTCAATGTCGGCTGGCAGGCCACGTCGCCAGCAGTTGTGTGCAAGATGGCGATGAAATCAGGGTTTGTCGTCCCGCTCCTTTTCCAGGGCCCGGACAATCACTGGCATCACGCTGAAGATCGCCAGTGCCAGCACCGTGCTCAATACCGCCGTTCCTTCCTTGCCCAGGCCCGCCGCCACGCCGATGGCCGCAGTCATCCATAAGCCGGCGGCCGTGGTCAGGCCCTTTACCTGGCCTTCGTCGCCTTCATTGTTTTTCAGGATAGTGCCGGCGCCGAGAAAACCGATGCCCGCCACCACGCCCTGTATCACCCGGCTCATCGCATCGGCCTGGGAACCGGACATCTGCGGTACCAGCACGAACAGCGCAGCCCCCAGGGCAACGAGCATATGGGTGCGCACGCCTGCGGCCTTGCCCTTGTGTTCTCGCTCGAACCCCAGGATGCCGCCCAGCAGCGCGGCCATCACCAGGCGCACGGTGACCCGGGTCATCTGTTGTGTGTCGCCGATATCGGCGAATTCCGACTGCATAGTGATCCAGACCTGATGCCACCAGGTTTCCATAGGTGCCTCCTCTTTCAGTCCATGAACGATGGACCGCAAACGACGCCAGAGGTGCGCCCGACCGCTGATCCGACGCAACGAACCCTGCCTTGCCGGCGACGCCTAACGCTTATCAACGTGAAGGAGTGACACCATGACTATGAACATCACTGACGGCATCTGCGAATTCCAGACAGCCGACGGCACGCTGGAGTGTTCCGCCAGCGAGCTGACGATCATTACCGACGCCGATAAAGCCATGTCCGCCGTGGACCTCAACGGCAAACGGATCTACCTCACCGAGGCCGAAGTCGACGCATTGACTGTAGCCGGAGCGAACGATGGGCGCCGCAACCTCAAGGCCACCGACAGCGGTTCGGCCATTTGAGACTCCCTGTGGGGCTGCCCTTCTTCCCTGGCACCCGGGTGGCAGGCGCAAACAGGATGGCAGCCTCGAGCAGATCAATCAGGGTGCATCAAAGTGTCGCAGGGCCTGGGCTACAGGCCATCTGATCCGGTTTTAATCGAAATACCTGAGCCTGTTATGCAAACAGTTTCGTGGTCATAGTGCCCCGGCCAGATAACGGCTGATGAGCGACCGACCATGAGCGACCGAATCCCCGTCCAGTTGATACAGACCTTCGACCCCACTCCAGGCAAGATAAAGGCCCGGAGCACCGATAACCTGATCCACACCCGCAGCTTCACCGGTTTGTTCCGCACCTTGCGCATGAGCGGCGCCGGGTTTCTGTTCCTGCTGTTCTTCGGCACCGTATGGTTGAACTGGGGCGGCCGCCAGGCGGTGCTCTGGGACCTGTCGGAAAGCAAATTCCACATATTCGGCGCGACGTTCTGGCCGCAGGATTTCATCCTGCTGTCGGCGCTGTTGATCATCGCCGCCTTCGGCCTGTTCGCGATCACCGTATTCGCCGGGCGGGTGTGGTGCGGCTACACCTGTCCGCAAAGTTCCTGGACCTGGATCTTCATGTGGTGCGAGAAGATCACCGAAGGTGATCGCAACCAGCGCATCAAACTGCAGGCGGCGCCCTGGAGCCTGAACAAACTGCTGCGTCGCTCGGCCAAGCACACACTGTGGCTGGGCATCAGCCTGCTCACCGGCCTGACCTTCGTCGGCTACTTCACACCGATCCGGCCGCTGGCCGAAGAGTTGCTCACCCTGCAGATAGCCGGCGTCAGCCTGTTCTGGGTGCTCTTCTTCACCGGGGCCACCTACCTCAACGCGGGCTGGTTGCGCGAAGCCGTGTGCATGCACATGTGT
This genomic interval carries:
- a CDS encoding alpha-1,4-glucan--maltose-1-phosphate maltosyltransferase; this translates as MTAEHSTDLAYNPHLPLSHALLLPRIAIEDTMPVIDGGQFAAKVVAGRDVTVTSKVFADGHDKLAVRIRWRALEDEVWNSEVMTDLGNNSWRGQFNVPEQGRYVFCIEAWFDQFASFRYELEKKYGAGVPISLELQEGRNQVQLAAERSDGELSEELAALHHELSGLLPEEQVALFLAPRSADLMSLADHRPYLSISPEYPLDVERKEAEFASWYELFPRSITDDPSRHGTFNDVHSLLPMIRDMGFDVLYFPPIHPIGRSFRKGPNNSLTAGPDDPGSPYAIGSEDGGHEAIHPQLGTREDFRRLVEAAANHGLEIALDFAIQCSQDHPWLKQHPGWFSWRPDGTIKYAENPPKKYQDIVNVDFYAADAIPSLWLELRDIVVGWVKEGVKMFRVDNPHTKPLPFWQWLIADVRAQYPEVIFLAEAFTTPAMMARLGKVGYSQSYTYFTWRNTKAELATYFTELNQSPWRECYRPNFFVNTPDINPAFLHESGRAGFLIRAALATMGSGLWGMYSGFELCESAPVPGKEEYLDSEKYEIRPRDFTAPGNIIAEIAQLNRIRRQNPALHTHLGLTIYNAWNDNILYFGKRTPDGSNFILVAVSLDPHNPQEASFELPLWEMGLPDDAQTQGEDLMNGHRWIWYGKYQFMRIDPAYQPFGIWRISAA
- a CDS encoding MgtC/SapB family protein, whose translation is METWWHQVWITMQSEFADIGDTQQMTRVTVRLVMAALLGGILGFEREHKGKAAGVRTHMLVALGAALFVLVPQMSGSQADAMSRVIQGVVAGIGFLGAGTILKNNEGDEGQVKGLTTAAGLWMTAAIGVAAGLGKEGTAVLSTVLALAIFSVMPVIVRALEKERDDKP
- a CDS encoding DUF3203 family protein, with translation MTMNITDGICEFQTADGTLECSASELTIITDADKAMSAVDLNGKRIYLTEAEVDALTVAGANDGRRNLKATDSGSAI